Proteins from one Nicotiana tabacum cultivar K326 chromosome 23, ASM71507v2, whole genome shotgun sequence genomic window:
- the LOC107811899 gene encoding UPF0481 protein At3g47200-like translates to MSLESEMVDIITISRLQSIPRKRQIPKVPLFMRIDNQNSDDYDPKVVSLGPYHHGKPELNFVEDFKHKSLEMFIHGSNKDQKFFLENILEEIEDVRSCYLEEFTNKYNDYDFARMMLLDACFVLNDIEIVTRSTPNSASKQTNTIKHLGIAVYLITRRDLYLLENQVPFRILKLLVKLRYGDDEGSGYYPFEEKVKSYCSQMFFDKQEDNIEENAMMEIEPPHLLEVFRRVLVTGNDEEVNVKQSRCDFIFDYFLDRFRKNHELVHKPALLTNVFRSVIDLKSKGIHFRPSGIDSLKGVRFTSHYYYAKLKLPCWYVSTYTKVFFMNMIAYELCPNSPNDRAVVSYINFMKSLIISPNDVKELREEKIIFNTLGSDEEVVQVYKGLKTYGADDPLIFKNVKRNIQEHYNSKGKTWIAELIDTYFNSPWSLTALVVTIFLTFLTVVQTYYGSPFYHSHEENM, encoded by the exons ATGTCCTTAGAATCTGAAATGGTGGACATCATTACAATCTCAAGACTACAATCTATACCAAGAAAGCGTCAAATACCAAAAGTTCCATTATTCATGAGAATTGACAATCAAAATAGTGATGACTATGATCCTAAAGTGGTTTCATTGGGACCTTACCATCATGGAAAGCCAGAGCTCAATTTTGTTGAAGATTTCAAGCACAAGTCTCTAGAAATGTTCATTCATGGCAGTAATAAAGACCAAAAATTTTTCCTCGAAAACATTCTCGAGGAGATTGAGGATGTTCGAAGTTGTTACCTCGAAGAATTCACGAATAAGTATAACGACTATGATTTTGCTCGAATGATGCTCCTTGATGCATGTTTCGTTCTAAATGATATCGAGATAGTAACAAGGTCTACACCAAATTCTGCGTCTAAACAAACCAACACAATCAAGCATCTTGGTATTGCAGTTTATTTGATCACTAGACGTGACCTATATTTGCTCGAAAATCAG GTACCCTTTCGGATTCTCAAGCTCTTGGTTAAGTTGAGATATGGGGATGATGAAGGTAGTGGATATTATCCATTTGAAGAGAAGGTGAAAAGCTATTGTTCACAAATGTTTTTCGATAAGCAAGAAGACAACATAGAAGAGAACGCGATGATGGAGATAGAACCTCCTCACCTTCTTGAAGTTTTTCGACGAGTACTTGTCACTGGTAACGATGAAGAAGTTAATGTCAAACAATCGCGTTGTGATTTCATCTTTGATTATTTTCTTGATCGTTTTAGAAAGAATCATGAGTTAGTACACAAACCAGCATTGCTCACAAATGTGTTTCGTTCAGTTATAGATTTGAAATCAAAGGGCATTCATTTTAGGCCTAGTGGAATTGATTCTTTAAAAGGTGTAAGATTTACATCTCACTATTACTATGCAAAACTCAAATTACCATGTTGGTATGTTTCAACATACACTAAAGTATTTTTCATGAACATGATAGCTTATGAATTGTGCCCAAATAGTCCTAATGATAGAGCTGTGGTATCTTACATAAATTTCATGAAATCTCTCATTATTTCACCTAATGATGTGAAAGAACTAAGAGAAGAGAAGATTATATTCAACACATTGGGAAGTGATGAAGAAGTTGTACAAGTTTACAAAGGATTAAAGACTTATGGGGCAGATGATCCTTTAATTTTCAAGAATGTGAAGAGGAATATTCAAGAACATTACAATAGCAAGGGGAAAACTTGGATTGCTGAATTGATAGATACATATTTTAATAGTCCATGGTCTCTAACTGCTTTAGTTGTTACTATTTTTCTTACTTTCTTGACTGTTGTTCAGACTTATTATGGTAGCCCATTTTATCATTCTCATGAAGAGAATATGTGA
- the LOC107811900 gene encoding metal tolerance protein 10-like — translation MEIVGGNGGDHGGATHQPLPLSLSSSSPSASWRLNIGEFRVPENGTADHRQSFSLRRLLRRPSKKQGKVAEYYEKQERLVEGFNEMDTVHESGFLPGTLTEDEMKQLAKSERMAIHVSNIANVVLFIAKIYASIASRSLAVIASTLDSLLDLLSGFILWFTVYAMKNPNQYHYPIGKKRMQPVGIIVFASVMATLGLQILFESGKELIHKSRPNTDPEKEKWMIGIMVSVTVVKFLLMVYCRRFKNEIVRAYAQDHLFDVITNSVGLVTAVLAIRFCWWIDPTGAILIALYTIGTWAKTVIENMRSLIGRTAPPEFLAKLTYLIWNHHKEIKHIDTVRAYTFGTNYFVEVDIVLPEDMLLSQAHNIGETLQEKLEQLPDVERAFVHVDFEFTHRPEHKTMV, via the exons ATGGAAATCGTTGGCGGTAACGGTGGTGATCATGGCGGCGCCACTCATCAGCCGTTGCCGTTGTCGTTATCTTCCTCTTCGCCGTCGGCGTCGTGGAGGCTGAATATAGGGGAGTTTCGTGTCCCTGAAAATGGCACTGCTGATCATCGTCAATCTTTCAGTTTACGTCGACTCTTACGTCGCCCTTCTA AAAAACAAGGCAAAGTAGCTGAATATTACGAGAAGCAAGAAAGGTTGGTTGAAGGGTTCAATGAGATGGACACTGTTCATGAATCTGGCTTTTTACCTGGAACTCTAACCGAG GATGAAATGAAGCAGCTTGCTAAGAGTGAGAGGATGGCAATTCATGTATCAAACATAGCAAATGTGGTTCTTTTCATTGCAAAAATCTATGCTTCTATTGCAAGTAGATCTTTGGCTGTGATTGCATCAACTTTGGACTCACTCTTAGACTTATTGTCTGGATTTATTCTGTGGTTCACTGTATATGCAATGAAAAATCCAAACCAATACCACTATCCAATTGGTAAAAAGAGAATGCAGCCTGTG GGTATTATTGTTTTTGCATCGGTGATGGCAACCCTTGGATTACAAATACTATTTGAGTCTGGTAAAGAACTCATACATAAG TCTCGTCCTAATACGGATCCTGAGAAGGAAAAATGGATGATTGGGATCATGGTCTCTGTCACTGTTGTTAAGTTTCTGCTTATGGTTTATTGTCGAAGATTCAAGAATGAAATTGTAAGAGCCTATGCTCAAGACcatttatttgatgtcattaccAACTCTGTTGGATTAGTGACTGCAGTTTTAGCAATTCGATTCTGCTGGTGGATTGATCCTACGGGAGCTATATTG ATAGCACTATACACAATTGGTACGTGGGCAAAGACAGTAATCGAAAATATGCGATCACTCATCGGAAGAACAGCTCCAccagaatttctggcgaaattaACATATCTTATATGGAATCATCACAAAGAAATCAAGCACATTGATACTGTGAGAGCATACACATTTGGTACAAATTACTTTGTGGAAGTTGATATAGTTTTGCCAGAGGACATGCTTCTAAGCCAAGCACATAATATTGGTGAAACATTGCAAGAAAAATTAGAGCAGCTTCCTGATGTTGAGAGAGCTTTTGTGCATGTTGATTTCGAGTTCACTCATAGACCAGAGCACAAGACTATGGTCTAA